In one window of Thermus oshimai DSM 12092 DNA:
- the deoC gene encoding deoxyribose-phosphate aldolase, protein MDLEAHIDHTLLSPTATPEEILRVAEEALTYGFFGLCIPPSYLPLVRRAFPEAPFRLVTVVGFPLGYQAKEVKALEAAWARAQGADEIDMVVHLGRAKAGDYAYLEAEVRAVREAVPGAVLKVILETGYFGEEALKAMAEAAIRGGADFLKTSTGFGPRGATVEDVRLLKAVAGEKAQVKAAGGIRTREAALALLEAGASRLGTSSGVALVAGGEGTGY, encoded by the coding sequence ATGGACCTCGAGGCCCACATTGACCACACCCTCCTAAGCCCCACGGCCACCCCGGAAGAGATCCTAAGGGTGGCGGAAGAGGCCCTCACCTACGGCTTCTTCGGCCTCTGCATCCCCCCAAGCTACCTGCCCCTGGTGCGCCGGGCCTTCCCCGAGGCCCCGTTCCGGCTGGTGACGGTGGTGGGCTTTCCCTTGGGCTACCAGGCCAAGGAGGTGAAGGCCCTGGAGGCCGCCTGGGCCCGGGCCCAAGGGGCGGACGAGATCGACATGGTGGTCCACCTGGGCCGGGCCAAGGCCGGGGACTACGCCTACCTGGAGGCCGAGGTGCGGGCGGTGCGGGAGGCGGTGCCGGGCGCGGTGCTCAAGGTCATCCTGGAAACGGGGTACTTCGGCGAGGAAGCCCTCAAGGCCATGGCCGAGGCCGCCATCCGGGGCGGGGCGGACTTCCTCAAGACCTCCACCGGCTTCGGCCCCCGGGGGGCCACGGTGGAGGACGTGAGGCTCCTTAAGGCCGTGGCCGGGGAAAAGGCCCAGGTGAAGGCCGCCGGGGGCATCCGCACCCGGGAGGCTGCCCTGGCCCTCCTGGAGGCCGGGGCCAGTCGGCTCGGCACCTCCAGCGGGGTGGCCCTGGTGGCGGGCGGGGAGGGGACGGGGTACTGA
- a CDS encoding phospholipase D-like domain-containing protein: MAKRRKPTIGGLPGYLVLLVLLLVWLFQELRPALPPPEERGPLEVFFMPEEGERAKAQLIGLLEGAQEEALGAFYEFRDLGIARALLSAKGRGVAVRIYGESDHREDFRRYLVAARLGQTQEPPRVTRSLLQTHLRPLGGDCEEIAGIPVCFDEREGFMHHKVLVVDRKAVFTGSTNMTWNAFARNNENSLLLTSPTLAEGYRREVLALLEGRKEGLGEPVAFRLEGGEGLLEGTAYFSPAGGERAWRAILERIRSAREEILVAAFVLTDEEILKALAEAKARGVRVQVLLETRNLDSSREETLLRAGIPVRRDGNPYTLHHKVMVVDGLWVITGSYNFSYRARAVNNENLLVLKGEALAERYRKEVERLWEAGSALELP, encoded by the coding sequence ATGGCCAAAAGGAGGAAGCCCACCATCGGGGGCCTTCCGGGGTACCTGGTCCTCCTGGTCCTCCTCCTGGTCTGGCTCTTCCAGGAGCTAAGGCCCGCCCTGCCCCCACCGGAGGAGAGGGGGCCTCTAGAGGTCTTCTTCATGCCGGAGGAAGGGGAAAGGGCCAAGGCCCAGCTCATCGGCCTCCTGGAGGGGGCCCAGGAGGAGGCCCTAGGAGCCTTCTACGAGTTCCGCGACCTGGGGATCGCCCGCGCCCTCCTTTCGGCCAAGGGGCGGGGGGTGGCGGTGCGGATCTACGGGGAGAGCGACCACCGGGAGGACTTCCGCCGCTACTTGGTGGCGGCCAGGCTGGGCCAGACCCAAGAGCCCCCTAGGGTGACGAGGAGCCTCCTCCAAACCCACCTCCGCCCCTTAGGGGGGGATTGCGAGGAGATCGCCGGGATCCCCGTCTGCTTTGACGAGCGGGAGGGGTTCATGCACCATAAGGTGCTGGTGGTGGACCGGAAGGCGGTCTTCACCGGCAGCACCAACATGACCTGGAACGCCTTCGCCCGCAACAACGAAAACAGCCTCCTCCTCACCTCCCCCACCCTGGCGGAGGGGTACCGGCGGGAGGTCCTGGCCCTCCTGGAGGGGCGCAAGGAGGGCCTAGGGGAGCCCGTGGCCTTCCGGCTGGAGGGGGGGGAAGGCCTTCTTGAGGGCACGGCCTACTTCAGCCCCGCCGGGGGGGAGAGGGCATGGAGGGCCATCCTGGAGCGGATCCGTTCGGCGCGGGAAGAGATCCTGGTGGCGGCCTTCGTGCTCACCGACGAGGAGATCCTAAAGGCCCTCGCCGAGGCCAAGGCCCGGGGGGTGAGGGTGCAGGTCCTCCTGGAGACCCGGAACCTGGACTCCAGCCGGGAAGAAACCCTCCTCCGGGCGGGCATCCCCGTGCGCCGGGACGGCAACCCCTACACCCTGCACCACAAGGTGATGGTGGTGGACGGCCTCTGGGTCATCACCGGGAGCTACAACTTCTCCTACCGGGCGCGGGCGGTGAACAACGAAAACCTCCTGGTCCTGAAGGGCGAGGCCCTGGCGGAGCGGTACCGGAAGGAGGTGGAGAGGCTTTGGGAAGCGGGGTCAGCCCTAGAGCTACCTTGA
- a CDS encoding Maf family protein: MKPPLILASGSPRRKALLEALGYRVEVVVPGVEEEAEGLPPEALALALAERKGQGVAGEWVLAADTVVDLEGKALGKPRDPEENRAFLRALSGRVHRVHTAFYLRTPGEVFLEVHTAKVRFRPLSEEEIAWYVQSGEGLDKAGGYGAQGLGMVLLEEIQGDFYTVMGLPIARVFALLWERGFRP; encoded by the coding sequence TTGAAGCCCCCTTTAATCCTGGCCTCGGGAAGCCCCAGGCGGAAGGCCCTCCTCGAGGCCCTGGGCTACCGGGTGGAGGTGGTGGTGCCCGGGGTGGAGGAGGAGGCGGAGGGCCTCCCCCCTGAGGCCCTGGCCCTGGCCCTGGCGGAGCGCAAAGGGCAGGGGGTGGCGGGGGAGTGGGTCCTGGCGGCGGACACGGTGGTGGACCTGGAGGGGAAGGCCTTAGGGAAGCCTAGGGATCCGGAGGAAAACCGGGCCTTCCTCCGGGCCCTTTCGGGCAGGGTCCACCGGGTGCACACCGCCTTCTACCTCAGGACCCCAGGGGAGGTTTTCCTAGAGGTCCACACCGCCAAGGTGCGCTTCCGGCCCTTAAGCGAGGAGGAGATCGCCTGGTACGTGCAAAGCGGCGAGGGGCTGGACAAGGCGGGGGGGTACGGGGCCCAGGGGCTTGGGATGGTCCTCTTGGAGGAGATCCAGGGGGACTTCTACACCGTGATGGGCCTCCCCATCGCCCGGGTCTTCGCCCTCCTCTGGGAGAGGGGGTTCAGGCCGTGA